A genomic stretch from Cellulomonas sp. C5510 includes:
- a CDS encoding helix-turn-helix transcriptional regulator, translating into MTQPTSRDAPARDVLEDAAEVFALLSAPGRLHLLWILSNDEVDVTTLVAAVGGTKAGISQHLAKLRLAGWIDARRDGRRLLYRVTDPHIVTLVHQAVEHILDLRD; encoded by the coding sequence CGCGACGCGCCGGCTCGTGACGTCCTCGAGGACGCCGCCGAAGTCTTCGCTCTCCTGAGCGCCCCCGGCCGCCTGCACCTGCTGTGGATCCTGTCCAACGACGAGGTCGACGTCACCACGCTCGTCGCCGCAGTCGGCGGGACCAAGGCCGGCATCAGCCAGCACCTGGCCAAGCTGCGCCTGGCCGGATGGATCGACGCACGCCGCGATGGCCGACGCCTGCTCTACCGAGTCACCGACCCCCACATCGTCACCCTCGTCCACCAAGCCGTCGAACACATCCTCGACCTGCGCGACTGA